A genomic window from Arthrobacter globiformis includes:
- a CDS encoding HNH endonuclease signature motif containing protein, with protein sequence MDHRSQGQKRLDGLVGACQTALTTDTLPANGGHRPQILVTINYRDLLAELQQRQGAQWGAPPADWAQGGQWSPGAQWAQGAQGPRPGYTGRTGDGTALLAYGGPVNPATIRKIACDADIIPVVLGSDGRILDIGRASRAFPPHIRKAITARDQGCAFPGCTIPAPWCEAHHITYWSRGGTTGTGNGVLLCSPSPPPHPQRTLDHRSHQRRPLVQTPTRTRPPPKTPPQPLLPLTTPTRMNSHEHSAPEPGLLYSDQLALADSEPELAQ encoded by the coding sequence TTGGATCACCGGTCCCAGGGCCAGAAGAGACTCGACGGGCTCGTCGGCGCCTGCCAAACCGCCCTCACCACCGACACCCTGCCCGCCAACGGCGGGCACCGGCCCCAGATCCTGGTCACCATCAACTACCGCGACCTCCTCGCCGAACTCCAGCAACGACAGGGCGCGCAGTGGGGCGCACCGCCGGCTGACTGGGCCCAGGGCGGCCAGTGGTCCCCGGGCGCGCAGTGGGCCCAGGGCGCGCAGGGTCCCCGGCCGGGCTACACCGGCCGGACCGGCGACGGCACCGCCCTGCTCGCGTACGGCGGCCCGGTGAACCCGGCCACGATCCGCAAAATCGCCTGCGACGCCGACATCATCCCCGTCGTCCTCGGCAGCGACGGCCGGATCCTGGACATCGGCCGCGCCTCCCGGGCCTTCCCGCCCCACATCCGCAAAGCCATCACGGCCCGGGACCAGGGCTGCGCGTTCCCGGGCTGCACCATCCCCGCCCCCTGGTGCGAAGCCCACCACATCACCTACTGGTCCCGGGGCGGAACCACCGGCACCGGCAACGGCGTCCTGCTCTGCAGCCCATCACCACCACCTCATCCACAAAGAACACTGGACCATCGAAGTCACCAACGACGTCCCCTGGTTCAAACCCCCACCAGAACTCGACCCCCACCGAAAACCCCGCCGCAACCACTACTTCCGCTCACGACCCCAACACGAATGAACAGCCACGAGCATTCAGCACCGGAGCCTGGGCTTCTGTATAGCGACCAGCTCGCCCTAGCTGATAGCGAACCTGAACTGGCCCAGTAG
- a CDS encoding SURF1 family cytochrome oxidase biogenesis protein, translating to MYKFLFSSKWLGYLLLAAIFATGCVFLGRWQMDRRAETLAEIQRVTSNYSATPITFDQARDEFNQLDPSREWTQVKLQGSYDVDGQRIVRNRPLNGQPGYEVVVPFKLVSGETVVVDRGWLPIGNKTPGRPDSIPAPPTGQITAVVRLKHSEPTLQRGAPEGQLASIDLPTYAAELGYPLLTGAYGQLASETPPVADMPQPFPMPSVDEGTHLSYSLQWFAFGVLMFVGFGYAARQQARNAAMDAEDAEALDGEPAHTAAGARRRPPAPRKRKRPTAEEEEDAILDAQGY from the coding sequence ATGTACAAATTCCTGTTTTCCAGCAAGTGGCTGGGCTACCTCCTGCTGGCCGCGATCTTCGCCACCGGCTGCGTGTTCCTTGGCCGCTGGCAGATGGATCGCCGGGCGGAGACGCTGGCGGAAATCCAGCGCGTGACATCAAATTACTCAGCAACGCCCATCACGTTTGATCAGGCCCGCGATGAGTTCAACCAGCTGGACCCGTCCCGGGAATGGACCCAGGTCAAGCTCCAGGGCAGCTACGACGTCGACGGGCAGCGGATCGTTCGTAACCGGCCCCTCAACGGGCAGCCCGGGTACGAAGTGGTGGTCCCGTTCAAGCTCGTGTCTGGCGAGACCGTCGTGGTTGACCGCGGCTGGCTGCCGATTGGCAACAAGACCCCCGGGCGGCCGGACTCCATTCCGGCGCCACCGACCGGGCAGATCACCGCAGTGGTGCGGCTCAAGCACAGCGAACCCACGCTCCAGCGCGGCGCGCCGGAGGGCCAGCTGGCCTCCATTGACCTGCCGACGTACGCCGCCGAGCTCGGCTATCCGCTCCTGACAGGCGCCTACGGGCAGCTCGCCTCGGAGACGCCGCCGGTGGCGGACATGCCGCAGCCTTTCCCCATGCCCTCGGTGGACGAGGGAACGCACCTGTCCTACTCGCTGCAGTGGTTCGCCTTCGGTGTCCTCATGTTCGTCGGTTTTGGTTACGCCGCCCGGCAGCAGGCGCGCAACGCCGCGATGGATGCCGAGGACGCCGAGGCGTTGGACGGCGAGCCTGCCCACACCGCCGCGGGAGCCCGCCGTCGTCCGCCGGCACCCCGGAAACGAAAGCGGCCCACGGCGGAAGAAGAGGAAGACGCGATCCTGGATGCCCAGGGCTACTGA
- a CDS encoding phosphatase PAP2 family protein produces the protein MLFALIARLRPAPLLRASQEVLFCWAGALLVAGDAVFWLMFAAIQSDSGLAVMDGPVHSLMVDSRNPAATVLLAVLATVTSPEVLGVISAVFALAWALWKRELWRPVILMGSMVLALALTTLIKQLVSRSRPPASDFLLGPDDALSFPSGHTVGIGAFTLVLAYLVVSRSGTRTTAVLGFSAACAVTALVGLSRLYLGYHWLTDVVASFGVALAVAAVAVFTDAVWHGSAKNRSKTPGNQGPAGSSARNAQP, from the coding sequence ATGCTCTTTGCCCTGATCGCCCGCCTGCGCCCGGCGCCGCTGCTGCGGGCGTCGCAGGAGGTACTTTTCTGCTGGGCCGGGGCTCTCCTGGTGGCCGGTGACGCTGTTTTCTGGCTCATGTTCGCTGCCATCCAGTCGGACTCGGGCCTGGCAGTGATGGACGGTCCTGTGCACAGCCTCATGGTGGATTCCCGGAATCCGGCCGCCACGGTGCTGTTGGCGGTCCTGGCCACCGTGACATCGCCGGAAGTGCTGGGCGTTATCAGCGCGGTGTTTGCCCTGGCGTGGGCGCTGTGGAAGCGGGAACTGTGGCGACCCGTCATACTCATGGGCTCAATGGTGCTGGCCCTCGCGCTGACCACCCTCATCAAGCAACTTGTGAGCCGGTCGCGTCCGCCCGCCTCTGATTTCCTGCTCGGCCCGGACGACGCGCTCTCGTTCCCCTCGGGGCACACCGTGGGCATAGGCGCGTTCACGCTTGTACTTGCCTACCTCGTAGTGTCACGGTCGGGGACGCGTACGACGGCGGTGCTTGGGTTCTCAGCGGCCTGTGCAGTCACAGCGCTGGTTGGCTTAAGCCGGCTGTATTTGGGCTACCACTGGCTCACCGACGTCGTGGCTTCCTTCGGGGTGGCGCTGGCCGTTGCAGCGGTAGCGGTGTTCACAGACGCAGTCTGGCACGGTTCTGCGAAGAATCGCTCCAAAACCCCGGGCAACCAGGGGCCCGCTGGTTCCTCAGCGCGGAACGCGCAGCCGTAG
- a CDS encoding dihydrofolate reductase family protein, producing MAATYTFDVFCSLDGFGSHSGNWGGYWGKQGPELLEHRLGLYGEEQRMVFGANTYRAFARMLASSSEEPEVLDPWVTRMRNLPATVVSRTLQEPLDWPDAAVASGDAVDVVARLKEESEMPLRSHGSLSMNRALMAAGLVDRVQVTLFPVITGQTGAEPIFQGAADFDLELIESRTLDGHTQELIYRPALHV from the coding sequence ATGGCCGCTACCTATACCTTCGACGTCTTTTGCAGCCTCGATGGCTTCGGCTCGCACAGCGGAAACTGGGGCGGTTACTGGGGCAAGCAAGGGCCCGAGCTGCTCGAGCACCGCCTCGGCTTGTACGGCGAGGAGCAGCGGATGGTCTTCGGGGCCAACACGTATCGGGCGTTCGCACGGATGCTGGCCTCGAGCAGCGAGGAGCCCGAGGTCCTTGACCCATGGGTAACGCGGATGAGGAACCTACCGGCAACAGTGGTGTCGAGAACGCTGCAGGAACCGCTCGACTGGCCGGACGCGGCTGTCGCTAGCGGCGACGCAGTCGACGTCGTGGCCCGGCTCAAGGAAGAGTCAGAAATGCCGCTGCGCTCCCACGGAAGCCTATCGATGAACCGGGCACTGATGGCCGCCGGCCTGGTAGACCGCGTCCAGGTGACTCTCTTCCCTGTGATCACCGGTCAGACCGGGGCGGAGCCGATCTTCCAAGGCGCCGCCGACTTCGACCTCGAGCTGATCGAGAGCCGGACCCTCGACGGCCACACCCAGGAGCTCATCTACCGGCCCGCCCTGCACGTCTGA
- the serB gene encoding phosphoserine phosphatase SerB, producing MTSNVTAVSYGLKLSPSEPENLRSLLADSGATFGEASSTGDGRFEVCTVDFSVPSGSAADIAGLRHAIAAGREKAERTGVDTAIVPAELRNAERKLLIMDVDSTLIQQEVIELLAAYAGKRDEVTAVTEAAMRGELDFAQSLHARVAVLAGLPADVVESVHAEVILSEGAAELVAAFKAAGHAVAVVSGGFNQILRPIAEDLGMDYWIANELEIVDGALTGKVLGAVIDRAAKEKYLREWAAAEGIALEHTIAVGDGANDLDMLGAAGIGVAYNGKPAVRAVADAAINMPYLDAVRHIAGV from the coding sequence ATGACTTCGAACGTGACTGCGGTCAGCTATGGCCTGAAACTGTCCCCCTCGGAACCGGAAAACCTGCGGTCCCTGCTGGCGGACTCCGGCGCAACCTTCGGAGAAGCCTCCAGCACAGGCGACGGACGCTTCGAAGTCTGCACCGTGGACTTTTCCGTACCCTCGGGCTCCGCTGCGGACATCGCCGGCCTGCGGCACGCTATTGCCGCTGGGAGGGAGAAAGCGGAGCGGACCGGCGTCGACACCGCCATCGTCCCCGCAGAACTCCGGAATGCGGAACGCAAGCTGCTCATCATGGACGTCGACTCCACCTTGATCCAGCAGGAGGTCATCGAGCTCCTCGCCGCCTACGCCGGAAAGCGCGACGAGGTCACAGCCGTCACGGAGGCCGCCATGCGCGGTGAACTCGACTTCGCGCAAAGCCTGCACGCCCGCGTGGCCGTCCTTGCGGGGCTGCCGGCCGACGTCGTCGAGTCCGTCCACGCGGAAGTGATACTGAGCGAGGGGGCGGCCGAGCTGGTGGCAGCGTTCAAGGCAGCAGGCCATGCCGTGGCGGTGGTGTCCGGCGGCTTCAACCAGATCCTGCGCCCCATCGCCGAGGACCTCGGCATGGACTACTGGATCGCCAACGAGCTGGAGATCGTGGACGGGGCCCTGACCGGCAAGGTCCTTGGGGCTGTGATCGACCGCGCCGCCAAGGAAAAGTACCTTCGCGAATGGGCAGCCGCCGAGGGCATCGCGCTGGAGCACACCATCGCGGTGGGTGACGGCGCCAACGACTTGGACATGCTCGGCGCCGCCGGCATCGGGGTGGCCTACAACGGCAAGCCCGCCGTCCGCGCCGTGGCTGACGCCGCCATCAACATGCCGTACCTGGACGCTGTGCGGCACATCGCCGGTGTCTGA
- a CDS encoding DUF3099 domain-containing protein produces MERDETVVIPEPQPGQPTPGKRDAAAGHPEVISITDAAAAHSEDMRERMIKYALAMGIRMVCLILIFVVDGWFKLVAVAGAVFLPWVAVVIANGSDKAEIHSDALLDYTPYAELGAADDSGTAESTDTADEPAVLQGELIADDEEDDDGRGQKAS; encoded by the coding sequence ATGGAGCGTGATGAGACAGTCGTGATACCTGAACCCCAACCCGGACAGCCGACGCCCGGGAAGCGTGATGCCGCCGCCGGCCATCCGGAAGTAATCAGCATCACCGACGCCGCCGCGGCGCATTCCGAAGACATGCGTGAGCGCATGATCAAGTACGCCCTCGCCATGGGTATCCGCATGGTGTGCCTGATCCTGATCTTCGTGGTGGACGGCTGGTTCAAGCTGGTTGCCGTGGCGGGCGCAGTGTTCCTGCCGTGGGTCGCCGTGGTGATCGCCAACGGTTCAGACAAGGCGGAGATCCACAGCGATGCCCTGCTCGATTACACGCCGTACGCTGAATTGGGAGCGGCCGACGACTCCGGGACTGCGGAAAGCACCGACACCGCGGATGAACCGGCGGTGCTCCAGGGCGAACTCATTGCTGATGACGAAGAAGACGACGACGGCCGGGGACAGAAAGCTTCATGA
- the fabG gene encoding 3-oxoacyl-ACP reductase FabG translates to MSEAATTARSVLITGGNRGIGLAIAEAFLANGDKVAVTYRSESKLPEGILGVKADVTDEASIDAAFAEVEAAHGPVEVLVANAGITKDTLLLRMTEDDFTSVIDTNLTGAFRVIKRASKGMIRLRRGRVVLISSVSGLYGAPGQINYSASKAGLVGIARSLTRELGSRGITANVVAPGFINTDMTAELPEATQKDYLSSIPAGRFADASEVANVVRWISSDEAAYISGAVIPVDGGLGMGH, encoded by the coding sequence ATGTCTGAAGCAGCAACCACGGCCCGCAGCGTCCTTATCACCGGCGGAAACCGCGGCATCGGCCTGGCCATCGCGGAGGCATTCCTGGCCAACGGCGACAAGGTGGCCGTGACGTACCGCAGCGAATCGAAGCTGCCGGAGGGCATCCTTGGGGTCAAGGCCGACGTGACCGACGAAGCCTCCATTGACGCCGCGTTCGCCGAGGTTGAGGCCGCCCACGGCCCCGTCGAGGTTCTGGTAGCCAACGCCGGCATCACCAAGGACACGCTGCTGCTGCGCATGACCGAGGACGACTTCACGTCCGTCATCGACACGAACCTGACCGGCGCCTTCCGCGTCATCAAGCGCGCCTCAAAGGGCATGATCCGGCTGCGCAGGGGCCGCGTGGTGCTCATCTCCTCCGTCTCGGGCCTGTATGGCGCGCCGGGGCAGATCAACTACTCCGCGTCCAAGGCCGGGCTCGTGGGCATTGCCCGTTCCCTGACCCGCGAACTCGGATCACGCGGGATCACGGCCAACGTGGTGGCACCCGGTTTCATCAACACGGACATGACGGCAGAACTGCCGGAAGCAACCCAGAAGGATTACCTGTCCAGCATCCCCGCCGGGCGCTTCGCAGACGCCTCCGAGGTGGCCAACGTGGTGCGCTGGATCTCCAGCGACGAGGCCGCATACATTTCCGGCGCCGTGATTCCGGTCGACGGCGGCCTGGGCATGGGGCACTAG
- a CDS encoding ABC-F family ATP-binding cassette domain-containing protein — MITVQDLELRAGARLLMDQVSFRIDKGDKIGLVGRNGAGKTTLTRVLAGEGLPAAGKVTRTGEIGYLPQDPRTPDMEQLARDRILSVRGLDVAVGKLRVAHEEMASDDAAVQRKAMNRYDRLESEFLAAGGYAAEAEAAAICSNLALPDRLLNQPLKTLSGGQRRRVELARILYSDAETMLLDEPTNHLDADSIAWLRDFLKNHQGGLIVISHDTELLEATVNKVFLLDANRAQIDFYNMDWKRYLQQRETDERARKRERANAEKKAQVLFDQANKMRAKATKAVAAQNMAKRAERLLKGLEAVRENDRVAALRFPDPSPCGKTPLTADGLSKSYGSLEIFTDVDLAIDRGSKVVILGLNGAGKTTLLRMLAGVDKPDTGEVIPGHGLKVGYYAQEHETLDVNRTVLENMRSSAPDMKDAEVRGILGSFLFSGDDVDKPAGVLSGGEKTRLALATIVASSANVLLLDEPTNNLDPASRAEILGALRNYSGAVVLVSHDEGAVEALNPERVVLLPDGVEDHWNEDYLDLITLA, encoded by the coding sequence TTGATTACCGTCCAGGATCTTGAACTGCGCGCCGGCGCCCGCCTCCTTATGGACCAGGTGAGCTTCCGGATCGACAAGGGAGACAAGATCGGTCTGGTCGGCCGCAACGGTGCAGGCAAGACCACGCTGACCCGGGTACTCGCGGGAGAAGGGCTGCCCGCGGCCGGAAAGGTCACCCGCACCGGCGAAATTGGTTACCTGCCACAGGATCCGCGCACCCCGGACATGGAGCAGCTCGCGCGGGACCGCATCCTGTCGGTCCGCGGCCTGGACGTCGCCGTCGGCAAGCTCCGAGTGGCACACGAAGAGATGGCCAGCGACGACGCCGCCGTCCAGCGCAAGGCGATGAACCGCTATGACCGGCTGGAATCCGAATTTCTGGCGGCCGGCGGCTATGCTGCCGAAGCCGAGGCTGCAGCGATCTGCTCGAACCTCGCCCTCCCGGACCGCCTGCTGAACCAGCCCCTCAAGACCCTGTCCGGTGGGCAGCGGCGCCGTGTGGAGCTCGCCCGCATCCTGTATTCGGATGCGGAGACCATGCTCCTCGATGAGCCCACCAACCACCTCGACGCCGACTCCATCGCCTGGCTGCGTGACTTCCTGAAGAACCACCAGGGCGGACTGATCGTGATCAGCCACGACACGGAACTGCTCGAGGCCACCGTCAACAAGGTGTTCCTGCTGGACGCGAACCGCGCCCAGATCGACTTCTACAACATGGACTGGAAGCGCTACCTCCAGCAGCGCGAAACCGATGAACGCGCCCGCAAGCGCGAACGCGCCAACGCTGAGAAGAAGGCCCAGGTCCTGTTCGACCAGGCCAACAAGATGCGGGCCAAGGCCACCAAGGCTGTCGCCGCGCAGAACATGGCCAAGCGCGCCGAACGCCTGCTCAAAGGGCTGGAGGCCGTGCGCGAAAACGACCGCGTGGCAGCCCTCCGCTTCCCCGACCCGTCGCCCTGCGGCAAGACCCCGCTCACCGCGGACGGGCTCAGCAAGTCCTACGGCTCCCTCGAAATCTTCACCGACGTTGACCTCGCCATCGACCGCGGCTCCAAGGTGGTCATCCTGGGCCTCAACGGTGCCGGCAAGACCACCCTGCTGCGCATGCTCGCCGGCGTGGACAAGCCCGATACCGGTGAGGTCATCCCCGGCCACGGCCTAAAGGTGGGTTACTACGCCCAGGAGCACGAAACGCTCGACGTCAACCGCACCGTTCTCGAGAACATGCGTTCCTCTGCGCCGGACATGAAGGACGCTGAGGTCCGCGGTATCCTGGGTTCGTTCCTGTTCTCCGGCGACGACGTCGACAAACCTGCCGGTGTTCTCTCCGGCGGCGAGAAGACCCGCCTGGCCCTGGCCACCATCGTCGCCTCGAGCGCCAACGTGCTGCTCCTGGATGAGCCCACCAACAACCTGGACCCCGCCAGCCGCGCGGAAATCCTCGGGGCCCTGCGGAACTACTCCGGCGCCGTCGTGCTGGTGAGCCACGATGAGGGTGCTGTCGAGGCACTGAATCCCGAGCGCGTCGTTCTGCTGCCCGACGGCGTCGAGGACCACTGGAACGAAGACTACCTGGACCTCATCACGCTGGCCTAG
- a CDS encoding biotin transporter BioY produces the protein MTQTHSAGTLQPAKRNRWNATDLGLIAVFAALVAASALVAAIPVGGLGVPITLQTLAVMLTGLVLGPGRAFAAVGLHTLLGLAGLPIFSGGRSGLGILAGPSAGYIIAFPLAAAAVGWMAAVIIRRTVKFRAVFLFAAAMVASIVLIHGLGIAGMMVNAKLDFAKAFLADLPFYPGDIIKNVLAVAVAIALHKAFPDLLVRRVRKLPQQPATPAASKPEASAQQ, from the coding sequence ATGACCCAGACCCATTCCGCCGGCACCCTGCAGCCGGCAAAGCGCAACCGCTGGAACGCCACCGACCTCGGACTCATCGCCGTCTTCGCCGCGCTCGTGGCGGCGTCAGCCCTGGTTGCCGCCATCCCAGTGGGCGGCCTCGGCGTTCCCATTACCCTCCAGACACTTGCCGTCATGCTGACCGGGCTCGTCCTCGGGCCCGGCCGCGCCTTCGCCGCCGTCGGCCTCCATACCCTGCTTGGGCTCGCCGGACTCCCCATTTTCAGCGGCGGCCGCAGCGGGCTGGGGATCCTGGCCGGACCGTCGGCCGGCTACATCATCGCGTTCCCCCTCGCCGCCGCGGCGGTGGGCTGGATGGCTGCCGTCATCATCCGCCGCACGGTGAAGTTCCGCGCCGTGTTCCTTTTCGCCGCCGCGATGGTCGCCAGCATTGTGCTGATCCACGGACTGGGCATCGCCGGCATGATGGTCAACGCCAAGCTGGACTTCGCCAAGGCGTTCCTGGCCGATCTCCCCTTCTACCCGGGTGACATCATCAAGAACGTCCTCGCCGTTGCGGTGGCCATCGCCCTGCACAAGGCCTTCCCCGACCTGCTGGTGCGCCGCGTCCGGAAGCTCCCGCAGCAGCCCGCCACGCCGGCAGCCTCCAAGCCGGAAGCC
- a CDS encoding YbaK/EbsC family protein — protein MPRATDDGSTDMLADAVAADPVANVRRALTAAGARDTVTVLPGAVPTAAAAADALGCDVAAITNSLVFEVDGTPLLILASGAAKVDVRLVASQLGTGRIRRAAPDFVLHHTGQEVGGVAPVGHPAKIRTLLDASLEEHPTLWAGAGDHHSMFSISYGELQRITDAHALRVR, from the coding sequence ATGCCCAGGGCTACTGACGACGGGAGCACGGACATGCTCGCCGACGCTGTTGCCGCCGACCCGGTGGCCAACGTGCGCCGCGCCCTCACCGCCGCAGGCGCCCGCGACACAGTCACGGTTCTTCCCGGTGCGGTTCCGACGGCGGCCGCCGCGGCTGACGCGCTCGGCTGCGATGTTGCGGCAATCACCAACAGCCTGGTGTTCGAAGTGGACGGCACTCCCCTGCTGATCCTGGCCAGTGGCGCCGCGAAAGTGGACGTCCGACTGGTCGCCTCCCAGCTGGGCACCGGACGGATCCGCCGCGCGGCCCCGGATTTCGTGCTGCACCACACGGGCCAGGAGGTGGGCGGCGTTGCGCCGGTGGGCCATCCTGCCAAGATCCGCACCCTGCTGGATGCCTCGCTCGAAGAGCATCCGACGCTCTGGGCCGGAGCCGGCGACCATCACTCCATGTTCTCCATCAGCTACGGTGAGCTGCAACGCATCACGGACGCCCACGCGCTTCGGGTGCGGTGA
- a CDS encoding DUF222 domain-containing protein: protein MEAIGGFTAGRALGPGAGGLATAGGLATAGANALQSLPAAADVMDRSLDLLTSSAITAGDTALWGFGQAADFAGRVEQLSRHVEFLQVVAAGAVDRARTEALTGATSPLDPTAAAGDPGPGDDGSRNTVEFLQARLRIPAAEARRRLSLADAVLPRAGFGGQQLPPRYEELAAAISTAQISSRAGTTITLALDRARHLTTPALTTEMEHALTQTAVESDGDFLTRVTKHWAEAIDQDGTEPSEPALRQIQGAFIRRPKHGLQHLEIFATAEQFETLTTVMNTATNPRTPAPADGTGTRRRDRHRQDRQCRGRCRRGRWRPDGWRPDRWQRGRGY, encoded by the coding sequence ATGGAAGCCATTGGGGGATTCACCGCAGGCCGGGCCTTAGGGCCCGGTGCCGGTGGGTTGGCTACTGCCGGTGGGTTGGCTACCGCCGGTGCCAACGCCCTTCAGAGCCTTCCTGCTGCGGCGGACGTGATGGACCGCAGCCTTGATCTGCTGACCTCCAGCGCGATCACCGCCGGAGACACGGCGTTGTGGGGTTTCGGGCAGGCCGCGGATTTCGCGGGCCGGGTCGAGCAGCTCTCCCGTCACGTGGAGTTTCTGCAGGTGGTGGCCGCCGGCGCGGTGGACCGTGCCCGCACCGAGGCCCTCACCGGCGCGACGTCACCCCTCGACCCGACCGCTGCTGCAGGGGACCCGGGTCCGGGGGATGACGGGTCCCGCAACACTGTCGAGTTCCTGCAGGCCAGGCTGCGGATCCCGGCCGCCGAAGCCCGCCGCCGCCTCTCCCTGGCCGACGCCGTGCTGCCCCGGGCAGGTTTCGGCGGCCAGCAACTCCCGCCCCGCTACGAAGAACTCGCCGCCGCGATCAGCACCGCCCAGATCAGCTCCCGCGCCGGGACCACCATCACCCTGGCCCTGGACCGGGCCCGGCACCTCACCACCCCGGCCCTCACCACCGAGATGGAACACGCCCTGACCCAAACCGCCGTCGAAAGCGACGGCGACTTTCTGACCCGGGTCACCAAACACTGGGCCGAAGCGATCGACCAGGACGGGACCGAACCCTCCGAACCGGCCCTCCGCCAAATCCAGGGCGCCTTCATCCGCCGCCCCAAACACGGCCTGCAGCACCTGGAAATTTTCGCCACCGCCGAACAATTCGAAACCCTCACCACCGTCATGAACACCGCCACCAACCCCCGCACCCCGGCACCCGCCGACGGGACCGGCACCCGCCGACGGGACCGGCACCGCCAGGACAGACAGTGCCGGGGCAGATGCCGCCGGGGCCGGTGGCGACCGGACGGGTGGCGACCGGACCGGTGGCAACGGGGACGGGGATACTGA
- a CDS encoding SDR family oxidoreductase: MGQLDNKTAIVTGSSRGIGAEVAKILAGEGAAVVVNYRQKAPRANKVVAGIEADGGRAVAVGADLTTLEGVQALASAAMENFGSLDVLVLNASGGMETGMEEGYALKLNRDAQVNMLNAAVPLMKEGSRVVFVTSHQAHFINSVATMPEYEPVARSKRAGEDALRALLPNLADKGISLVVVSGDMIEGTVTATLLDRSNPGAIEARRAEAGKLYSVEEFAAVVASMATADVESGHTEYAGGADYFGKNAD, from the coding sequence ATGGGACAGCTGGACAACAAGACAGCCATCGTCACCGGTTCTTCGCGCGGCATCGGCGCCGAAGTTGCCAAGATCCTCGCCGGCGAGGGCGCCGCCGTCGTCGTTAACTACCGCCAGAAGGCGCCGCGCGCCAACAAAGTGGTGGCCGGGATCGAGGCCGACGGCGGCCGCGCCGTTGCCGTTGGCGCGGACCTGACCACCCTCGAGGGCGTGCAGGCGCTGGCCAGCGCCGCCATGGAAAACTTCGGCTCGCTCGACGTCCTCGTCCTCAACGCCTCTGGCGGCATGGAAACCGGCATGGAGGAGGGCTACGCCCTCAAGCTCAACCGCGACGCCCAGGTCAACATGCTCAACGCCGCCGTGCCCCTCATGAAGGAAGGCTCCCGGGTAGTCTTCGTGACCAGCCACCAGGCCCACTTCATCAACTCGGTCGCCACCATGCCCGAGTACGAGCCCGTGGCCCGCAGCAAGCGCGCCGGTGAGGACGCCTTGCGCGCGCTCCTGCCGAACCTGGCGGACAAGGGCATCTCCCTGGTGGTCGTGTCCGGCGACATGATCGAAGGGACCGTGACCGCCACACTACTGGACCGTTCAAACCCGGGCGCCATCGAGGCCCGCCGCGCCGAGGCCGGCAAGCTGTACTCCGTCGAGGAGTTCGCCGCAGTGGTAGCCAGCATGGCCACCGCCGACGTCGAATCCGGCCACACGGAATACGCCGGCGGCGCGGACTACTTCGGCAAGAACGCCGACTAG
- a CDS encoding VOC family protein, whose product MAEDAAVTKRSYPAGVPCWVDSQQPDVEAATRFYGGLFGWEFDAVTTPPGDTGSYVVARLGGQETGAITGLGDSSHGVPAWNTYIAVEDADAAVRHLLSAGATLKSAPADTGVGGVRAALADPEGAEFRIWQPGERPGAQAVNLPGGWNFSDLHTADTDAAADFYARAFGWQFDRLDFGTMIRRPGYGDHLEATVDPDIRARQSGDMVPAGFADAVGWLAPAAPGERPHWHVTFTVADRDRAVQDAERLGGHVLGQDDTEWTRTALIRDPAGLCSRQASSRRRRASSSVGF is encoded by the coding sequence ATGGCAGAGGATGCAGCAGTGACGAAGCGGAGCTATCCGGCCGGCGTGCCGTGCTGGGTGGACAGCCAGCAGCCCGACGTGGAAGCAGCCACGAGGTTCTACGGGGGACTGTTCGGGTGGGAGTTCGACGCCGTCACGACGCCGCCGGGGGACACCGGCAGTTATGTGGTCGCCCGGCTCGGCGGCCAGGAGACAGGCGCCATCACCGGTTTGGGCGACAGCTCCCACGGCGTGCCCGCCTGGAACACCTACATCGCGGTCGAGGATGCGGATGCCGCGGTGCGCCACCTGCTCTCAGCCGGTGCCACCCTGAAATCGGCCCCGGCCGACACGGGCGTTGGAGGCGTGCGGGCCGCGCTGGCCGATCCCGAGGGGGCGGAGTTCCGCATCTGGCAGCCCGGGGAGCGGCCGGGCGCCCAGGCGGTCAACCTGCCGGGTGGCTGGAACTTCAGCGATCTCCACACAGCGGACACGGATGCGGCCGCGGACTTCTACGCCAGGGCCTTCGGCTGGCAGTTCGACCGCCTCGACTTCGGCACCATGATCCGCCGCCCCGGGTACGGCGACCATCTGGAGGCAACCGTCGACCCGGACATCAGGGCCCGGCAATCGGGTGACATGGTCCCGGCCGGCTTCGCGGACGCCGTGGGCTGGCTTGCACCGGCGGCCCCGGGGGAGCGGCCGCACTGGCATGTCACCTTCACGGTCGCGGACCGGGACCGCGCGGTGCAGGACGCAGAGCGCCTAGGCGGCCACGTCCTGGGGCAGGATGACACCGAATGGACACGGACTGCCCTGATCAGGGACCCGGCGGGGCTGTGTTCACGGCAAGCCAGTTCACGCCGCCGTCGGGCTTCTAGTTCCGTAGGCTTCTAG